The following are encoded together in the Candidatus Woesebacteria bacterium genome:
- the ftsW gene encoding putative lipid II flippase FtsW, translating to MHRKTKKVKLAVGKMDRKLLFSALTLTLIGLVAVADASAPSALSTFSDKYYFLKQQAVWSVIGIGGLIVTSHLNYKLWSKVATPLFGITVILLIMVLIPYFAPNLLGARRWIVIGGFTFQPSELAKITLIMYLAKVAESNKKAMSYFVPIGLVAGLIMLEPDLGTTIVLVIIGFSQIFIAGQDLIKIFITGVVAFCMGLLLIVMSPYRKDRLVTFLEQTADPLGKGYHIRQILYALGSGGMFGVGLGQSRQKYLFLPEAANDSIFAVIAEEVGFVGALILISIIVYFVIRGIKIAYEAPDIFSRVLAIGIVAWIGGQAFVNIAAMVSLVPLTGIPLPFISYGGSSLTAVLTGTGILLNISKFANVKTQKRRIK from the coding sequence AAATTACTGTTTTCTGCCTTAACACTTACTTTGATCGGACTTGTTGCGGTTGCCGATGCTTCAGCTCCCAGTGCTCTTTCGACATTTTCCGACAAATATTATTTTCTAAAACAACAAGCCGTCTGGAGTGTCATCGGAATTGGCGGACTAATTGTCACGTCTCACCTAAATTATAAATTATGGTCAAAGGTGGCAACGCCTCTTTTTGGCATTACAGTAATACTCCTAATTATGGTATTAATTCCATATTTTGCCCCGAATTTACTTGGCGCACGACGCTGGATTGTCATTGGCGGATTTACTTTTCAACCATCGGAGTTGGCAAAAATTACGTTAATTATGTATTTGGCTAAAGTTGCTGAAAGTAACAAAAAAGCGATGTCTTATTTTGTCCCCATTGGTTTAGTTGCGGGTTTAATTATGCTTGAACCTGATTTGGGTACCACAATCGTGCTTGTAATTATCGGATTTTCTCAGATATTTATTGCGGGACAGGATTTAATAAAAATATTTATCACTGGTGTTGTTGCCTTTTGTATGGGGTTACTCCTTATTGTAATGTCACCATACCGAAAAGACAGACTGGTTACATTTCTCGAACAAACAGCCGATCCTCTGGGTAAGGGTTATCACATCAGACAAATTTTGTACGCTCTCGGGTCTGGTGGCATGTTTGGTGTGGGATTGGGTCAATCACGCCAGAAGTATCTGTTTCTTCCCGAAGCCGCAAATGATTCGATATTTGCCGTGATTGCCGAAGAAGTAGGATTTGTGGGTGCTCTTATATTAATTAGTATAATTGTGTATTTTGTAATTCGTGGAATAAAAATTGCCTATGAAGCCCCCGACATTTTTTCAAGAGTACTTGCAATCGGAATTGTTGCCTGGATCGGTGGACAAGCGTTTGTTAATATTGCCGCCATGGTTTCTCTGGTTCCCTTGACGGGCATACCATTGCCGTTTATTTCATATGGTGGGTCTTCATTGACGGCAGTGCTGACCGGAACTGGTATACTGTTAAATATTTCCAAGTTTGCAAATGTAAAAACGCAAAAAAGACGTATAAAATAA